A window of Desulfuromonas sp. genomic DNA:
CCGGTTTTTCGAAAGACCGCTCAGGGAAAAATTGATTTCGTATTTATCTTCATCCGGCCGGTCACTGAAACCAAACATCACGCTCCAGCATTCACCCCGGTATTCAACCCGGGTCACCGCCTCGAGCATGAGGACGGTTTCGAGATCGCGCCGATGTTCATAAGAGACAAAGAGCGGGTCGAACAGGGCCAGATCAACGCCGCCGGACAGGTAATCGAAATCATTTTTCAGATATTGGTAATTGATCAGCAAACCATTGCCGTGGCGATCATGCAAGCCGCCCCAGACCGCCCGGCTTTCGACGTAACGGGCATTATCGTTGGCGTCGTAGGCGATATCGCCCCGCAAAAAACTGTACGGAGTCGGCCGGATAATCAGTTCACCCCGAACCGGTGAAAATGGCCGGTTCTGGTCAGGGAGAGGGCCGGGATCCCGCTTCCTTTCCCGGATATCGTAATCGACCGCGAGGCGGAGGCTGCCGACCTCGCGAAAGCGGGGGGTTCCGTCATCGTCGACGCTTCGGGTGGTCAACCGGTTCATCAGCTCAAAGGTGACCAGGTTGACCGGATCAATCCGGTCGCGGCTGTCGAACTGCGGCAGATGACCCTGATCGACATTCGGGATAAAGAGGTAATGCACCATCGGCTCGACGACATGCCGCAAGTGCGTGACGTCACCGGTGTCGAAGGTAAAAACCCGGGCGACCCGACTACCGACGGACAGGGTCGCAATCGGCAACCCTTCCTGTTCGCTCACATCGTTAAACCGGTAATTGCGTTGCAGCCAGGAGACGGTCGGCACCATTTCCAGGTAACGGTTGACCAGCAGGTCGGTCGCCAGCATCGGCTGCAGCCGCAGGCGTCCCCCCTTCGGTCCGTCCCGATGCCAGAGATAACCGGGCTCGGCCAGAAATGAGGTGAAAATCGGGGTTTGACCCCAGCGTTGCGGCAGGTAATCGAAGCGGACTTCCGGAAGGTACTGCAACTGGGTAGCGCTGCTCTGCTCGAGGTCACGGTTATATTTGGCCTGCGCGGAGAGATTGACCTGGTTCCAGCCGCGACTCAGGTAAACGATCGATTGCACCTTCTCGCGGTTATAATCGTCAGCGGTCCGCCCGAAAATCTCGTAGTAATCCTTTTCGCTGACATATTCAGCGTCAATGACCAGCCGGACCTGACCCGGCAACAGGCCGTCATGATCCCATTCGGTCAGGGAACGATCCGGCTCATCGTCGAACCCGCTGATAAAATTCGTATAAAGTCGTCCGGTACGGCTCTGCGGCGGCAGGTAGCGGAACTCGAGACCGGTTCCGATTCCGAGATCAGACATGTAATCAATCTCGAGGGTCGCATCAAGATCCTGGTCAATAACCAGATAGAGCGGCTGCCGGTAGCGGTTGCCGAGGCGGCTTGAATGACTTATTTCGGGAAAGAGCAGCCCCGATTGACGTTCCGTTTTGGCGGGCAGCGCGATATACGGGAGGTACAGAACCGGAATATTTCGCAGGTAGAACACGGCATTGCGGGCCCTGGCGTAGCCTTCGACATCGACATCGAGGCGGCTGGCGGTCAATTTCCAGGCCGGACTCTCGCCGGGGCAGGTGGTGAATGACCCGCCGCTGACCCGGTAGCTGATATCACCCCGCTTCTCGATCAGGTCCCCCGAGAGGAAGACATTGTAGGCGGAGAGCCTCGCTTGACCGTTGCTGAGCTGTCCCAGCCCCCGGCCGAAATCGTAACGGATCGAATCACCGGTCAAGACACCATCCGCAGACTCCATCCGGAAACCGCCGCCGCAGACCGCTTCGCCACTCTGTTGATCCCAGTCGGCTGAACCGGAGGTCAGCAGCAGGTCACCCTGGCGGATCTGTACATTGCCTTCGGCCCGGTAGAGTCCGGTCTCCTGATTGAGCACCAGGCTGTCCGCCGACAGGTTGACCGGCTCGTCGCTCGCCGCCGCCAGGCAGTTCGCAGCCAGCAAAAACAACAGAAATATCAGGAAACCTGTTCGTCGCACCGGCGACCTTCCTCCTGCAAAATTATTTCTCGTACGGCAGCCACCAGGAAAAGCGACCCGGCCACCAGGACAATTTCCGAATCGGCAGCGGCGGCCTGCACGGCATCCAGGGCTGCCTCGATCGAAGCGAAGGATGCCGCGCGGACGCCGTGCCGTTCGGCAATCGCGACCAACTCGGCCGTCGGCTTTGCCTCCTCTACCGGCGGCTCGACGCAGTAGAGTGCCGCGCAGGCCGGAAGCAGCGGGATCAGCACCTCTTCACTGTTTTTATCAGCTTTCAGCCCGACAATCCAGTGAACATTCACCAGATCCTGTTGTTCGAGATATCGGGCCAGAACATTGGCGGCCGCTCCATTATGGGCCCCGTCGAGCAGGATCGACCGCTTGGCCAGCCACTCAAGGCGGCCCGGCCAGAACATTTTCTCGACGCCGCTGCGCAGGGCAATCGCCGGCAGATCGTAACCGGCCGGCTGCAGCATCTCGGCAGCCGCCAGTGCTGTCGCCATGTTGGCAAACTGGTGGCGGCCCGGGATGCCGGGCCGGATTCCGGCGATAGTCTCTTTGATGCCCCGGTAATCGAAGGTCTCGCCGGCGTCATCAAAGTGGAAGGACTTGCCGCAAAAAGAGATTTCGGTACCAACTTTTTTCGCCTCGTCGAGCAGGGCCTCTTCGACTTCGATCACCTGCGGCGCACTGACCACCGGCACCCCGCCCCGCATGATTCCGGCTTTTTCCCGGGCGATCGAATCAAGGTCTTCGCCGAGATACTGCTGATGATCGCGCGCCACCGGGGCAACCACGCTGAGTACCGGCGCGATCGCATTGGTCGCATCAAAACGACCGCCGAGGCCGACTTCAAGGACAGCGACCTCGACCTCCTGCTCGGCAAAAAACTCCAGGGCCAGCGCCGTGGTGAATTCAAAGAAGGTGATCGGGATCGATCCGGTTCGGGTTCTTAGCCGGGCGACCAGACGGGCAATCCGGTCATCCGGAATCATTTCACCATTCACCCGGATCCGTTCATTAAATACATGTAGATGGGGAGATGTATAGAGGCCGGTCCGGAAACCAGAATCCCTGAGAATACCGGCGAGAGCCGAGGCGATCGAGCCCTTGCCGTTGGTGCCGGCGACCAGAACCGATTTGAAGCGGTTCTCGGGATGATCGAGACGGGACAAAAAAGTCCGGATATTCTCCAGGCCGAGCTTGATGCCGAACTTCTGTAGCCCGTAGAGATAATCCAGACTTTCCTGACCGGTCATCAATCAGTTTTTCGTGAAGATTTTCAACACCTGCGCCAGTTTACTTTTCATCTCCTGGCGCCGGACAATCATGTCGACCATGCCATGTTCGAGCAGGTATTCGGAACGCTGGAACCCTTCAGGAAGCTTCTGTCGAATGGTCTGCTCGATAACGCGCGGACCGGCAAAACCGATCAGGGCCCGGGGTTCGGCAATATTGAGGTCGCCGAGCGTGGCAAAGCTTGCCGTAACACCGCCGGTGGTCGGATCGGTCAAGACCGAGATAAACGGGATTCCGGCATTCTTCAGCTTGGCCAGCGCCGCGCTGGTTTTGGCCATCTGCATCAGCGAGAGAATACTCTCCTGCATGCGGGCGCCGCCGGAAGAAGAGAACACCAGAACCGGTGCGTTGAGTTCGAGACCGCGCTCGATCACCCGCGTAATCTTCTCGCCGACAACCGAACCCATACTGCCGCCCATGAAAGCGAAATCAAAAACGGCGACAACAACCTTCAGCCCTTCGATATCACCCTCACCGCACTTGACGGCATCGCCGCCGCCATGTTTCTTGACCGCAGCCTTGATCCGCTCCTTGTAGGTCTTCGAATCCTTGAAGTTGAGAAAATCGACCGGCATCATTTCCGCGTCCATTTCCACAAACGTCCCGCTGTCGAGAACCAGGTCGATCCGTTCCTGGGCACTGACCCGGAAGTGATAATCGCACTTCGGGCAGACATTGAGATTGCGCTCGATTTCCTTGCTGTAAATAATCTCTTCACAGTTTTTGCATTTGGTCCAGAGCCCTTCAGGCATATGGACCTTTTTCTTCTCAACCGGCGTAATCGGAGCTTTCGATTTTTTAAACCAGGGCATAACGTTTCCTTTTATGAATTGCGGCAGCTATATTTCAAAAACCTCGCCACCATCGAGAACCTGCAAACGGTCGTCTCCGATAGCAGCCAATTCTTCATGGAGTTCGTCCAGAAATTGCGGTTTCATATGAAAGACCTTGATCGGAATATCCCGATCACCAAACTTTACCAACTCATCCTTGAGCATGGCCGGGGTCAGATGGCCACTGATTTTCGCCAGATGTTCCATCCGGTTCGGGAAGGAGGCCTCAACGAAAGCGATTTTCAACTGCTCGCACTCACGGGCCATCTGCCACAGGTCATCGGTCGTGGTCGTGTCGGCCGAATAAAAAAGTGCACTTTCAGCGGAGCGGACACAGTAGCCGACAGTATAAACGGTGTGGTTGGTCCGGGTCCAGCGGAGATGATAGCCATTGACTTCACCTTCACCACTTTCGTCGAGCGGGATCAGCTTGATTGTCGGCGCGCCCTGACCCGGAAGTTTCGTAAAATCGGGCCAGACATAATCATTGAACAGATGATTTTGGACCGCCTCGAGGACCGGTTCAGGAGCCCAGATCCGCATCGATTCAGGACGCCCGAATATGTTGTCAGCGAGAAAAGCAAGATCAACGATATGGTCCATATGGGCATGGGTCAGAACAATCCCGTCGAGCGCCAGCTGTTCATGCTGCGACAGAGCGCTCGAAATGGTGCCGGCGTCGAGGAGAAACGTTTCATCGAGCAGCAGGCTGCTGGTCGAATAACCGGGGATACGCGAACCGAAACAGCCGAGGACACGAATTTTCATACGTGATCTGACCCGCCGCTGCTCAGGCAGCCGGGCGGACTCCCTCTTTTAAAGAAGATACAAATTCCCTGACCCGCGGCAATAATTCATCGCTCTTGCCGTGGGCCTCGATAACTTTAACAAGGGCACTGCCGACAACAACAGCATCGGCAAACGCGCTGACGGCGGCCGCGTCATCCCTGGTCGAAATTCCGAATCCGACCGCAACCTGAACCCGGCTTTTTTCCTGGATCCGACGAACAGCACTCTCGATCGAGGCGGCATCGACCTGTTGACTTCCGGTAACCCCGGTCATCGACACGTAATAAAGGTATCCTTCCGCTTTTTCAGCGAGCACTGTCATCCGCTCATCCGGAGTGGTCGGCGCCAGAAGGGTAATCAGGTCGAGCCCCTGCTTTTGCATGTCGGCATGAATTTCAGCCGTTTCTTCAGGCGGCAAATCAACCAGCAGCAGGCCATCAACTCCGGCAGCGGCGGCATCGACCGTAAAACGGGACGGGCCATAATGAAAAATCGGATTGTAATATCCCATCAGGATTATCGGAACGTTGCTGCTCTTGCGTACATCCCGGACAATTTCGAGAACTCCGGCCACCGTCGTGCCTGACTTCAGTGCCCGCTCGGAAGATGCCTGAATCGTCGGGCCGTCGGCCATCGGATCGGAGAAGGGCACACCGAGCTCGATCAGGTCGGCGCCCGATTCAACCAGAGCGTGAATCAAATCGACCGTGGTCTTCATGTCGGGATCACCAGCCGTCAAAAAAGGGACCAGTGCCTTGTCGCCCCGCTGTCTGATATCTTCAAGTTTTTGTTCAATCCGGCTCATAGTTTTACCAAAGATTTGATCCAAGTTTTAAAGTTTAATGAAAAATCACCGTCATTTCAACCGTTTTCATCGGCCAGAGTCCGTGTCTCAACCAGGAATTGACGAAACATCGGCGCCGTCATTCTCCCGGTCTGAACATTGTAACGGCTGGTATGGTAGCATCCGGCGAGCCAGAGCCGCTCGCTGATGCGATGCTGTACCCCATGCGCGAAAGGGTATGCGGCCGGGCGCTCAATCGCACCGACTGAACGAAAATACTTCAAACAGCTCTCAAAAGCCCCCCGTCCGAGTCCGATAACAACCCGGAGACGGTCCAGTTCTGCCAGCTCGGCCGCCATGTAGGATCGGCAGGAATTGAATTCCTCCCCTTTCGGCTTGTTTTCCGGCGGCACGCACTTCACAGCGTTGGTGATATAGAGATCGTTCAGCTCCAGGCCATCGTCGGCATGTTCAGCATCGGGCCGAGAGGCAAAACCGGCTTCGTGCAGCAACGGATACATGAAATCACCCGCCCCGTCCCCGGTAAATGGACGTCCGGTCCGGTTGGCCCCATGCGCCCCCGGAGCCAGCCCAACCAGGCAAATCCGGGCAGCAGGATCGCCAAACCCGGCAACCGGACGATTGTGATAATCAGCCCGGTTACGCCCTTTGGCCGGCTTGATATTCTGTCGATAATCGACCAGCCGGGGACACCTGCAACAGTGATCGAGGCCGTCCAGCTCAATGGTCGACACTTACGTTTTTCCTCCCGGCTTTGCACCACCAGGTCGATTTCCTCCGCCCTGTGGCCGCCGGCGCCGGCGCCGATGAGGTGGTTTGCCGGAGCCGCCCCGTTTCTCGGGAACCGGTGCTTTCTTGTGCGCAACCCCGCGCTTGTAATCATTACAGAGATCTTCTTCCATCGGCACCGCACTCGGAATCTTCATGCCGATATACTCTTCGATATCGGGGATATGAAAAGCAAGGTCTTCATCGGCAAAACTGATCGCCTTGCCAACCGCTCCGGCCCGGGCGGTTCGGCCGATCCGGTGAACGTAATCTTCCGAATCCTGCGGCAGGTCGTAATTGAATACGTGGCTGACATCTTCGATATGCAGGCCGCGCGAAGCGACATCGGTGGCAATCAGGAAGCGGAGACGCCCCTCCTTGAAATCATCCATAATCCGCAACCGCTTTTTCTGCGGGATATCACCGGAGAGAACCGCGGCCTTGTGATCGTTGTGTTTGAGCCGACCGGCCAGATGCTCCGCCTCTTTCTTGGTGTTGACAAAAATCATGATCCGTTCGGCGAACTCTTCCTTCTGCAGCAGACCGAGCAAAAGCGGGAATTTTTCGCGGCGCGAGACATGATACAGGATCTGCTCAACTTTTTCGGCGGTGACCTGCTCCGGTTCAATCTGCACCTTCTCGGCGAGATTCATGAACTCGTAGGCAAGCTCCATAACCCGGTGCGAAAGGGTTGCCGAAAAAAGCATGGTCTGGCGTTTTTCGAAAGGCGGCAACTTGCGCAGGATAAAACGCAGATCCTTGATAAAGCCCATATCGAACATCCGGTCGGCTTCATCGATAATCAAGGCTTCAATGCGGTGCAGGGAGAATACTTTCTGCCGGAAATAATCGATCAGCCGGCCCGGGGTCGCGACAATAACATCAACCCCGTCCTTGAGCGCCTGCCGTTGCTTGTCGTAATCGACGCCACCGAAAATCGGCTGAACCTTGAACGGGCAGTGGGCGCCAAGCCCTTTGGCATCTTCGCAGATCTGCACCACCAGCTCACGGGTCGGGGCAATGATCAGGGCCCGCGGGTTGCTGGAGGTTCCTTTTTCGTTCTGCGCCAGCTTGGTAAACAGCGAGATCAGAAAGGCCGCAGTTTTGCCGGTTCCGGTCTGGGCCTGGGCGGCGACATCGAGCCCCTTTAGCGCCAGCGGAATCGACTCTTCCTGGACCGGCGTCAGTTCGGTAAAGCCAACCTCGTTGATGCCACGCATCAGGTCAGCCGGTAAATCGAGTTCGGTAAATTTCATTATTTTCTTTCAGCTAAAAGTTATCAGGAGTCAGGCCAGAGGATCCGGAAAGAGTAAAGCCTTTCCCTGACAACCGGATCCGTAACCCCTGGTTTAATTGACGAGTACTGCCGATCAGCCTGCGCAGCCTTACAACTCGACCCCCATTGCATCCGCAACCGTATCGATATCCTTATCCCCTCTTCCCGACAGACAGACCAGAATAATCTGGTCCCTGTCCATCTCTTTCGCCTGTTTGCAGACGTGAGCAATCGCATGCGCCGACTCGAGCGCCGGGATAATACCTTCAAGTTCGGTCAGCAGCTTGAAGGCGTCGAGGGCTTCAGCATCGGTAATCGAGACGTATTCGGCGCGGCCGAGTTCCTTGAGCTGCGCATGTTCGGGGCCGACGCCCGGGTAATCAAGACCGGCTGAGATCGAATGTGCATGCTCAATCTGCCCGTCATCATCCTGCAGCAGGAAGGTCTTGTTGCCATGCAGGACGCCGACCGATCCGGCTGATATCGAAGCCGCATGTTTGCCCGAATCAACCCCGAGCCCGGCCGCTTCAACCCCGATCAGACGGACAGCCTGATCATCGATAAATGGATAAAACAGTCCCATCGCATTCGACCCACCGCCGATACAGGCAACCGCCGCATCGGGCAGGCGCCCTTCGGCCTCAAGCATCTGTTTTTTCGATTCACGACCGATCACCGCCTGAAAATCACGCACCAGCATCGGATAGGGGTGTGGCCCGGCAACGGTACCGATAACATAGAAGGTGTCGCGGACATGAGTCACCCAGTGGCGCAGCGCATCGTTCATTGCGTCCTTGAGGGTGGCGGTGCCGCTGGTCACACCATGGACAGTGGAACCGAGCAGTTTCATCCGAAAAACATTAATTGCCTGGCGGCGGATATCCTCGGTCCCCATGAAGACCTGGCACTCCATACCGAACAGGGCGGCAACGGTAGCGGTGGCGACGCCATGCTGGCCGGCGCCGGTCTCGGCAATAACCTTGTTCTTCCCCATGCGCCGGGCCAGCAGAATCTGGCCGACGGTATTATTGATCTTGTGCGCACCGGTATGATTGAGGTCCTCGCGCTTCAGGTAAATCCGGGCGCCGCCAGCATGTTCAGTCAGGCGGCGGGCAAAATAGAGCGGACTCGGCCGTCCGACATAGTTGCGCAGATAGGAATCGAACTCTTCGAGAAACTCCGGGTCATCCTTGACCTCGGCATAAGCTTCTTCAAGTTCGAGCAGGGCCGGCATCAGCGTTTCGGCAACATAGCGTCCGCCAAACTCACCGAAATGCCCTTTCTCATCGGGAAAACTGTATTGACTCATCACTTGAAACTCTCTCTGGCGTTCGTAATAAACGCCGCTACTTTCTCCGGATCTTTTTTTCCGGGCATCTTTTCCACACCACTGGAGACATCGACCCCCTGCGGTCTAACCATTCTAACAGCTTTGGAAATATTCTGCGGGTTCAAACCACCCGCCAGGATTATCTTCGTTTGCGTTGCCAGTGTGGCCGCCAGATTCCAGTCGCAAGCTTCGCCGGTGCCACCGAACTTCTCCGGGTGCCAGGCATCAAGCAATATCGCCACCGCCGGGTAGTCCTGCCAGCTCCTGACGCTCTCTTCGTTGCGTACGCGCAGGGCCTTCATCACCGGCAGTTCGATCCGACGGCAGTAGTCGGGTGTTTCATCGCCATGCAACTGCACAAGACCGATACCGCTCTCGGCCGCGACCCGGTTGACCACTTCCGCCTGTTCATTGACAAAAAGGCCGACCTTGATCACTTCACCGGGGAGCTTGTCGATGATCGGCCGCACCTCGGCCGGGCTGACGCCGCGCGGGCTGTCGGCATAAAAAACAAACCCTAAAGCGTCCGCCCCGCATGCCACGGCATGCAGGGCGTCCGACTCATTGGTGATTCCACAAATCTTGATCCGGAACATGGTGTCCGAAATAACTCCTTAACCGATTTCAACCTTCGGCAGATGCGACAACGAATCCTTAATCGCTTCTTCCGGGTACTCGTAATCCTCCAGCTCGCCGGAGAAAAACGCGTCATAAGCGGCCATATCAACGTGGCCATGCCCCGAGAGGTTAAACAGGATGGTTTTCTCTTTACCCTCTTCCCTGGCCTGAAGCGCTTCGTCAATGGCGCCGCGAATGGCATGCGACGACTCCGGTGCCGGAATAATTCCCTCACACCGGGAGAACTGCACCGCCGCCTCGAAACAGGCGATCTGCGGTACCGCTTTGGCCTCTACGACCCCGGCGTCTACCAACTGCGAAACCAGCGGCGCCGCACCATGATAGCGCAATCCACCGGCATGTATTCCCGGCGGCACAAAATCGTGACCAAGGGTATACATCTTGGCAATCGGCGCCATTTTTGCCATATCACCAAAATCAAAATCATAAACACCCTTGCTCAGGGTCGGACATGATGAGGGTTCCATTGCCAGGATTTTTATATCCTTGCCGTTCGCCTTATCAGAAATAAACGGGAAAGCCAGGCCGGCAAAGTTGGAACCACCGCCGTGACAACCGATCACAACGTCCGGGTAGTCACCGGCCAGCTTCATCTGCTCCTGCGCCTCGAGACCGATAATTGTCTGGTGGGTGCAAACATGATTCAGAACACTACCGAGGGAGTAACGGGTATCCTCCCGCGTCGCTGCATCCTCAACCGCTTCCGAGATGGCCAGGCCTAAAGAACCGGGGCAATCCGGGTCGGCTTCAAGGATCAGGCGGCCGGCGTTGGTCTTGTTTGATGGCGACGGGATGACATCGGCCCCCCAGAGCTGCATCATGCTCTTGCGGTACGGCTTCTGAGTGTACGAAATCTTGACCATGTAAACGGTGCATTCAAGACCGAACATCTGGCAGGCCAGAGCGATTGAGCTGCCCCACTGGCCGGCACCGGTTTCCGACGCAATCCGCTTTGTTCCATACTCCTTGTTATAGAATGCCTGCGGAACTGCGGTATTCGGTTTGTGCGATCCGGCCGGCGAAACGCCTTCGTACTTGTAATAGATTTTGGCCGGGGTACCGAGCGCTTTCTCGAGGCGATGCGCCCGGAACATTGGCGACGGCCGCCAGAGCCTGTAAATTTCACGAACCTCTTCCGGAATCTCAATCCAGCGCTCCTGTGACACTTCCTGTTCGATAATCTGCATCGTGAAGAGTGGCAACAGGTCGTCCGGGCTGACCGGCTGCAAAGTCCCGGGATGAATAACCGGGGCCATCGGTCCTGGCAGGTCCGGGATAATATTGTACCAACGCTTCGGAATCTGGTCTTCATTCAATAAAAATTTAGTCTGCACAGCGCGACCTCCTTGTCATTAATTTCACTGCAAAAGCTGCTGTAGTTTACCTGAAATATCCCCTTCACGCATCAGGCTTTCACCGATCAGAAACGCTCCGGCGCCGGCCTGCTGCAAACGAACGATATCTTCACGACTGTTGATCCCGCTCTCCGAGACCACCAGGTGATCACTGCCAATCGACGGGACAAGACGCTCTGTTATTCCCAAATCGGTGACAAAACTCTTGAGATCGCGGTTGTTGATGCCGATCAGCTCGACCGGAACCCTGAGCGCCACATCGAGTTCTTCTTCGTTGTGTACTTCGAGCAGAACATCGAGCTGCAGTTCGGTCGCCAGGGCAGTAAACTCCTTGAGTTCCTGCTCGGCGAGAGCGGCGGCAATCAACAGGACAGCGTCAGCTCCGGCCGCCCGCGCCTCGTAGATCTGGTAAGGATCGACGATAAACTCCTTGCGCAACAACGGGATATCGACTGCTGATGAAATCTGCAGCAGATAGGAAAGCTCACCATAAAAGAATTCCTTATCGGTCAGCACCGACAGGCAGGTCGCCCCGGCCGCTTCGTAAATCCGGGCGATGGCAACCGGATCAAAGTCAGGTCGGATAATCCCTTTTGAGGGCGAACCTTTTTTAACCTCGGCAATAATCGCCGTTCCGTTGGCCGCCTTTTCTTTCAGGGCCCGGGCGAAACCGCGAGTCGGACCCATGGTCAACGCCTGCTCCTGCAACATCTCCAGCGGGACCCGGTCTCTGGCGTCGGCGACTTCTTTCTCTTTATGTTTGAGTATCTTATCGAGTATCATCACTTAATGTGGTTTGCATATAAATTCTAAAGCCGGCCCGCCTTGCGCCCTTGCATTCAACCAGCTTTTTACTGGTTCGTAAACGCAACGAGTTCGTCGAGCTTTCCTTTTGCTCTTTTTTCGTCGATCGAGGACGCCGCCCTGGCCAGCCCATCGCTGACATCATCAGCTACACCGGCTGCAACCAGGGCATGGGCGGCATTGATCAGGACAATGTCGCGGTGCGGGCCGGTCTCGCCTCCGAGGATGGCGTTGACAATTTTGGCATTACGGACAGCGTCGCCCCCCTGCAGCTCTTCAAGCTTGCAGCGGGTCAAACCGAAGTCCTCCGGCTCAATCGTTGCGATGGACACACTGCCGTCCTTGATCGCGGCAACCCGGGTCGGTCCGGTTATGGTGATTTCGTCCATGCCATCAAGACCGTGCACGACGAAGCCGCGTTTACAGCCAAGACCAGACAAAACATTGGCCATCGGCTCAACCAGGGACTCCTGATAAACACCGAGCACCTGCCGGTCAGCCCCGGCCGGATTGGTCAGCGGGCCGAGAATATTAAAGATCGTGCGGATACCGACTTCGCGCCGCGGGCCGATAGCATGCTTCATCGCACCATGCAGGGCCGGGGCAAAAAGGAAACCGACGCCGACCTTGTCGATACACTGCTCAACCGTCTCCGGCGACACCTCGAGGTTGACCCCGAGCTGTTCGAGGACATCAGCGCTGCCGCAGGCTGAAGAGATGCTGCGGTTGCCATGCTTGGCGACCTTGATCCCGCAACCGGCAACGACGAAAGCAACAGCAGTCGAAACGTTAAAGGTTTTGGTGCCGCTGCCGCCGGTGCCACAGGTATCGAGAATGGTTTCGCGGTCAGCGTTGATCTCCTCGCGGTCAAGACCGATCTCGGCACCAACCCGGATCGGCGTTGCCCGGGAGCGCATCACCCGGGCGGCGCCGGTAATCTCCGGAACCGTTTCGCCCTTCATCCGCAATCCGGTAATAAAGGAGGCAATCTGCGCCGGAGTCGCTTCGCCACCCATAATCTGGTCCATGACATCAATCATCTCACCCTCGGTGAGATCCTGCCTCTCAACAACCTTGGCTATCGCTTCCTTGATCATTTTCCAACCTCTTGAAAAGAAAATCTTTACCTAACGCAAAGCCGCAAAGAAAACAAAAAAGGCTTAATGGAGAGGTGGAGAGGAGCAGAGCCGGAGAGAACTGCTCTGATAGTATTCCTTCTTGATCTCTCTCCTTCTCTGTGTCTCTCCGTTAAAAAAATCTTTTTGATCTTCTTGTTCGCTTTCCCCTCTAATCATTGTACCTTTGCGTCTTTGCGTTAAAAGCATTCTGCTTTTATCTCTTACTCAAATCGAGATAATTCTTCAGCAGCTTCTTCCCCTCCGTCGTCAGGATCGACTCCGGGTGGAACTGCACCCCCCAGACCGGCAGCCTTTTGTGCCGAACGCCCATGATGACATCATCCTCGGTCCGAGCGGTCACCTCGAGACATTCGGGCAAGGTCTGTTTTTCACCAATCAGAGAATGATAGCGGGTCGCGACAAACGGATTCTCGAGCCCTTGCATCACTCCCTGATCGTTGTGATGAACCAGGCTGGTTTTGCCATGCATCAGCTTTTCGGCGCGCAGAATCACACCCCCAAAGGCCTGAATGATCGACTGGTGGCCAAGACAGACACCGAGGATCGGAATTCTACCGGCAAAACGTTGAATGGCGGCCACCGAGATACCGGCTTCATTCGGCGTACAGGGCCCGGGAGAGACGACCAGCTGGGCCGGATTTTTCGCAGCAATTTCATCAAGCGTGATCTTGTCGTTGCGATAGACCTCGATGTCGGCCCCGAGCTCACCAAGGTACTGCACAAGGTTATAGGTAAATGAGTCGTAGTTATCAATCATCAGGAGCATATCAGTAAAGCCCCTTCCGCGCTTTGTCGATCGCCT
This region includes:
- the trpB gene encoding tryptophan synthase subunit beta, with the protein product MSQYSFPDEKGHFGEFGGRYVAETLMPALLELEEAYAEVKDDPEFLEEFDSYLRNYVGRPSPLYFARRLTEHAGGARIYLKREDLNHTGAHKINNTVGQILLARRMGKNKVIAETGAGQHGVATATVAALFGMECQVFMGTEDIRRQAINVFRMKLLGSTVHGVTSGTATLKDAMNDALRHWVTHVRDTFYVIGTVAGPHPYPMLVRDFQAVIGRESKKQMLEAEGRLPDAAVACIGGGSNAMGLFYPFIDDQAVRLIGVEAAGLGVDSGKHAASISAGSVGVLHGNKTFLLQDDDGQIEHAHSISAGLDYPGVGPEHAQLKELGRAEYVSITDAEALDAFKLLTELEGIIPALESAHAIAHVCKQAKEMDRDQIILVCLSGRGDKDIDTVADAMGVEL
- a CDS encoding phosphoribosylanthranilate isomerase, whose translation is MFRIKICGITNESDALHAVACGADALGFVFYADSPRGVSPAEVRPIIDKLPGEVIKVGLFVNEQAEVVNRVAAESGIGLVQLHGDETPDYCRRIELPVMKALRVRNEESVRSWQDYPAVAILLDAWHPEKFGGTGEACDWNLAATLATQTKIILAGGLNPQNISKAVRMVRPQGVDVSSGVEKMPGKKDPEKVAAFITNARESFK
- a CDS encoding TrpB-like pyridoxal phosphate-dependent enzyme codes for the protein MQTKFLLNEDQIPKRWYNIIPDLPGPMAPVIHPGTLQPVSPDDLLPLFTMQIIEQEVSQERWIEIPEEVREIYRLWRPSPMFRAHRLEKALGTPAKIYYKYEGVSPAGSHKPNTAVPQAFYNKEYGTKRIASETGAGQWGSSIALACQMFGLECTVYMVKISYTQKPYRKSMMQLWGADVIPSPSNKTNAGRLILEADPDCPGSLGLAISEAVEDAATREDTRYSLGSVLNHVCTHQTIIGLEAQEQMKLAGDYPDVVIGCHGGGSNFAGLAFPFISDKANGKDIKILAMEPSSCPTLSKGVYDFDFGDMAKMAPIAKMYTLGHDFVPPGIHAGGLRYHGAAPLVSQLVDAGVVEAKAVPQIACFEAAVQFSRCEGIIPAPESSHAIRGAIDEALQAREEGKEKTILFNLSGHGHVDMAAYDAFFSGELEDYEYPEEAIKDSLSHLPKVEIG
- a CDS encoding indole-3-glycerol phosphate synthase TrpC, with the protein product MILDKILKHKEKEVADARDRVPLEMLQEQALTMGPTRGFARALKEKAANGTAIIAEVKKGSPSKGIIRPDFDPVAIARIYEAAGATCLSVLTDKEFFYGELSYLLQISSAVDIPLLRKEFIVDPYQIYEARAAGADAVLLIAAALAEQELKEFTALATELQLDVLLEVHNEEELDVALRVPVELIGINNRDLKSFVTDLGITERLVPSIGSDHLVVSESGINSREDIVRLQQAGAGAFLIGESLMREGDISGKLQQLLQ
- the trpD gene encoding anthranilate phosphoribosyltransferase — encoded protein: MIKEAIAKVVERQDLTEGEMIDVMDQIMGGEATPAQIASFITGLRMKGETVPEITGAARVMRSRATPIRVGAEIGLDREEINADRETILDTCGTGGSGTKTFNVSTAVAFVVAGCGIKVAKHGNRSISSACGSADVLEQLGVNLEVSPETVEQCIDKVGVGFLFAPALHGAMKHAIGPRREVGIRTIFNILGPLTNPAGADRQVLGVYQESLVEPMANVLSGLGCKRGFVVHGLDGMDEITITGPTRVAAIKDGSVSIATIEPEDFGLTRCKLEELQGGDAVRNAKIVNAILGGETGPHRDIVLINAAHALVAAGVADDVSDGLARAASSIDEKRAKGKLDELVAFTNQ